A single window of Ananas comosus cultivar F153 linkage group 17, ASM154086v1, whole genome shotgun sequence DNA harbors:
- the LOC109723141 gene encoding SUMO-activating enzyme subunit 1B-1-like, with translation MEHDDCKNNIVHRLSGLRIDMDEEELTAQETALYDRQIRVWGVDAQKRLSRAHVLISGLSGATAELCKNIVLAGVGSLTLVDPRPVTEDACNANFLILPENINGGRSLADVCCESLKDFNPMVRVSAEKGDLMQSDGEFFNKFDVVVISCCSSKAKKLINEKCRKRSRRMAFYTVECRDSCGEIFVDLQNYTYMQKSSDDTAECQLDFPSLEEAISIPWMDLPRKVSKLFFAMRVLDMFESSKERNPGETSISDLPEILKLREEMCNAQSVKDYDSLVPQSLLERLLAAGTKEHPPVCAILGGILGQEVIKAISGKGGPLKNFFYFDAADGKGVIEDISKPHAG, from the exons ATGGAGCATGATGATTGTAAGAACAACATTGTCCATCGATTGAGTGG GTTGCGGATCGACATGGACGAGGAGGAGCTCACGGCGCAAGAAACGGCCCTCTACGATCGCCAGATCCGAGTGTGGGGCGTCGATGCGCAGAAGAG ATTAAGCAGGGCTCACGTACTGATTAGCGGTTTGAGTGGTGCAACTGCTGAG CTTTGCAAGAACATTGTTCTGGCAGGAGTTGGGAGTTTGACATTGGTGGATCCTCGTCCTGTTACAGAGGATGCTTGTAATGCGAACTTTCTTATTCTTCCTGAGAACATAAACGGTGGCAGATCGCTAGCAGACGTCTGCTGTGAGTCTCTAAAAGATTTCAATCCGATGGTTCGGGTTTCAGCCGAAAAAG GTGACTTAATGCAGTCTGACGGGGAATTTTTCAACAAGTTTGATGTTGTAGTTATTAGTTGCTGCTCTTCTAAAGCTAAG AAATTGATTAATGAGAAATGTCGCAAAAGGTCAAGGCGCATGGCATTCTATACAGTAGAATGCAGAGATTCTTGTGGTGAAATTTTTGTCGACCTGCAGAATTACACATATATGCAG AAAAGCTCTGATGATACTGCTGAATGTCAATTGGATTTTCCGAGTCTTGAG GAAGCTATTTCAATACCTTGGATGGATCTTCCAAGAAAAGTGAGCAAATTGTTCTTCGCCATGAGAG TGTTGGATATGTTTGAATCGTCCAAAGAACGGAATCCTGGTGAAACATCTATTTCCGATCTTCCTGAAATTCTGAAGTTGAGGGAGGAAATGTGTAATGCTCAG TCTGTGAAAGACTATGACTCTCTCGTCCCACAAAGTCTCCTGGAGCGGCTACTGGCAGCTGGAACGAAAGAACATCCACCAGTATGTGCAATTCTTGGTGGAATTCTTGGGCAG GAAGTGATTAAAGCAATCTCTGGTAAAGGAGGCCCTCTCAAGAACTTCTTCTACTTCGATGCTGCCGATGGGAAAGGCGTGATAGAGGACATCTCAAAGCCTCATGCAGGCTGA